The following are from one region of the Gloeomargarita lithophora Alchichica-D10 genome:
- a CDS encoding NADP-dependent isocitrate dehydrogenase, producing MYEKLSPPTQGTRIRFAAGVPQVPDDPIIPYLRGDGTGVDIWPATQLVLDTAMQLCYGNARKIHWFKVYAGDEACELYGEFQYLPQDTLTAIREYGVAIKGPLTTPVGGGIRSLNVALRQIFDLYACIRPCRYYPGTPSPHRHPEQLDVIIYRENTEDIYLGIEWRAGTERAQELIQLLNERLIPATPEHQGKKIPLDSGIGIKPISKTGSQRLIRRAIQHALRLLPAKQLVTLVHKGNIMKYTEGAFRDWGYELVQSEFRSECVTERESWILENLEKNSDITITENARLIEPGYDHLPAPKQAVIGAEVQQVLAQIGDTHGQGQWRQKVMVNDRIADSIFQQIQTRPQEYSILATMNLNGDYLSDAAAAIVGGLGMGPGANIGDSCAIFEATHGTAPKHAGKDRVNPGSLILSGAMLLEFLGWQEAADLVQTALGYAIAQGQVTYDLARLLEPPVEPPLSCSGFAQAIVRQMENVKKS from the coding sequence ATGTACGAAAAGCTCAGCCCCCCCACCCAAGGGACTCGGATTCGCTTTGCCGCCGGAGTACCCCAGGTGCCGGATGACCCGATTATTCCCTACCTGCGGGGGGATGGCACGGGGGTAGATATTTGGCCCGCCACCCAGTTGGTGTTGGATACCGCCATGCAATTGTGCTATGGCAACGCCCGCAAAATCCATTGGTTTAAGGTTTACGCCGGGGATGAAGCCTGTGAATTGTATGGTGAATTTCAGTACCTTCCCCAGGATACCCTCACCGCCATTCGGGAGTACGGGGTGGCCATCAAAGGCCCTTTGACCACGCCGGTCGGGGGGGGGATTCGTTCCTTGAATGTGGCTCTGCGCCAGATTTTTGACCTGTACGCCTGTATCCGTCCCTGTCGTTACTACCCCGGCACCCCTTCGCCCCACCGCCACCCGGAACAACTGGATGTGATTATTTACCGGGAAAATACGGAAGATATTTACCTGGGCATCGAATGGCGAGCGGGAACCGAACGGGCGCAGGAACTGATTCAATTATTAAATGAACGGTTAATCCCGGCCACCCCCGAACACCAGGGCAAAAAAATTCCCCTGGATAGTGGTATTGGCATCAAACCCATCAGCAAAACCGGTTCCCAACGGTTAATTCGGCGGGCAATTCAACACGCCCTGCGCCTGCTCCCAGCCAAACAATTGGTCACCCTCGTCCACAAGGGTAATATTATGAAATACACGGAAGGAGCCTTTCGGGACTGGGGTTATGAATTGGTGCAAAGTGAATTTCGTAGTGAATGCGTCACGGAGCGGGAGTCCTGGATTTTGGAAAACCTGGAAAAAAACTCTGATATTACCATTACGGAAAATGCGCGGTTGATTGAACCCGGTTACGACCATTTGCCCGCCCCCAAACAAGCGGTAATTGGCGCCGAAGTGCAACAGGTTTTAGCGCAGATTGGCGATACCCACGGCCAGGGACAATGGCGCCAAAAAGTCATGGTCAATGACCGGATCGCCGATAGCATTTTTCAGCAAATTCAAACCCGTCCCCAGGAGTATTCGATCCTCGCCACCATGAACCTGAATGGGGATTACCTCTCCGATGCCGCCGCCGCCATCGTGGGGGGGTTGGGGATGGGACCGGGAGCCAATATCGGCGATAGCTGTGCCATTTTTGAGGCCACCCACGGCACGGCGCCCAAACACGCCGGGAAAGACCGGGTGAATCCGGGGTCGCTGATCCTCTCCGGGGCAATGTTGCTGGAATTTTTGGGCTGGCAGGAGGCCGCCGATTTGGTGCAAACCGCCCTGGGATACGCCATTGCCCAAGGCCAGGTGACCTATGACCTCGCCCGCCTGCTGGAACCCCCGGTGGAACCGCCCCTCTCCTGCTCTGGATTTGCCCAAGCCATCGTCCGGCAGATGGAGAATGTCAAGAAATCTTGA
- a CDS encoding B12-binding domain-containing radical SAM protein → MRVLLIYPEFPQSFWSFENTLKLINLKAQLPPLGMVTVAALLPQTWEFKLVDRNVREVTEAEWDWADVVIVSAMIVQKEDFARQIQCAKQRGKLVAVGGPYATALPEEAAAAGADFLVLDEGEITLPLLVTALERGDTRGTFRANGEKPAVTTTPVPRFDLLEMDAYAEMSVQFSRGCPFQCEFCDIIVLYGRKPRTKTPEQLLAELQCLYDLGWRKSVFVVDDNFIGNKRNVKLFLQALKPWLEAHNYPFSFGTEASVNLAEDQELMDLMVACNFGTVFLGIETPDTDSLERTRKFQNNRDPLRESVLTIARSGLRIMAGFIIGFDGEKRGAGQRIVEFVQDTAIPTAMLSMLQALPDTALWHRLQKEGRLLNGKGDIHQATLMNFAPTRSLAEVTREFIDAFWHLYEPESMLKRTYEHYLILGEARRKRYQKRSKSSEKTPINWVYVRALLILCWRQGIKRATRWQFWLYLGHILWRYPQVVSSYLSVCAQAEHFLEYRQIVRRDIEMQLEEVLQADEMVLVPVTSL, encoded by the coding sequence ATGCGTGTTCTGCTGATTTATCCCGAATTTCCCCAAAGTTTTTGGTCTTTTGAAAACACCCTCAAGTTAATCAATCTCAAGGCGCAATTACCCCCTCTGGGCATGGTAACGGTGGCGGCACTTTTGCCCCAAACCTGGGAATTTAAGTTGGTGGATCGCAACGTGCGGGAAGTCACCGAGGCGGAATGGGATTGGGCGGACGTGGTGATTGTCTCGGCCATGATTGTGCAGAAAGAGGATTTTGCTCGCCAAATTCAGTGCGCCAAACAACGGGGTAAATTGGTTGCCGTTGGCGGACCCTATGCCACAGCGTTACCCGAAGAGGCGGCGGCGGCCGGAGCGGATTTTCTCGTCTTAGATGAAGGGGAAATTACCCTGCCCCTGCTGGTGACCGCTTTGGAGCGGGGGGACACCCGTGGTACGTTCAGGGCGAATGGGGAAAAACCGGCGGTGACAACAACGCCTGTGCCCCGGTTTGATTTGTTAGAAATGGATGCCTACGCAGAAATGTCCGTGCAATTTTCCCGCGGTTGTCCATTTCAGTGTGAATTTTGCGATATTATCGTGCTTTATGGGCGCAAACCCCGCACCAAAACCCCAGAGCAATTATTAGCCGAATTGCAATGTTTGTATGATTTGGGTTGGCGCAAAAGTGTTTTTGTAGTGGATGATAATTTTATTGGCAATAAACGCAATGTCAAACTCTTTTTGCAGGCACTCAAACCCTGGTTAGAAGCCCACAACTATCCCTTTTCCTTTGGCACGGAAGCCTCGGTGAATTTGGCTGAAGACCAGGAGTTGATGGACTTGATGGTGGCCTGTAATTTTGGCACCGTATTTTTGGGGATTGAAACCCCCGATACGGATAGCCTAGAACGCACCCGCAAATTTCAAAATAACCGTGACCCCTTGCGGGAATCGGTACTCACCATTGCCCGGTCGGGTTTACGCATCATGGCTGGGTTTATCATTGGTTTTGATGGGGAAAAACGGGGGGCGGGGCAACGGATTGTGGAATTTGTGCAGGATACGGCCATCCCCACGGCGATGCTGAGTATGTTGCAAGCCCTACCAGATACGGCTCTGTGGCATCGTTTGCAAAAAGAAGGCCGTTTATTGAATGGGAAAGGGGATATTCACCAGGCGACCTTGATGAATTTTGCCCCCACCCGTTCCCTCGCGGAAGTCACCCGGGAATTTATTGATGCCTTTTGGCATTTGTATGAACCGGAATCTATGCTAAAACGCACCTACGAACATTACTTAATACTTGGCGAAGCCCGCCGGAAACGCTATCAAAAACGGTCGAAATCCTCAGAAAAAACTCCGATCAATTGGGTGTATGTGCGGGCATTATTGATTCTGTGTTGGCGGCAGGGAATAAAACGTGCCACCCGTTGGCAATTTTGGCTGTATTTGGGGCATATATTGTGGCGGTATCCCCAGGTGGTGAGTAGCTATCTTTCCGTGTGTGCCCAGGCGGAACATTTTTTGGAATATCGGCAAATTGTCCGGCGTGATATTGAGATGCAATTAGAGGAGGTTTTACAGGCCGATGAAATGGTGTTGGTGCCGGTGACTTCTCTATAG
- a CDS encoding class I fructose-bisphosphate aldolase, with the protein MQPRIKEILSWYGSDNPGTLTNLARLLNHGRLGGTGKMVILPVDQGFEHGPARSFATNPPAYDPHYHFELAIASGCNAYAAPLGFLEAGVRDFAGEIPLILKVNDHDVLLDEPDPTQALTGSVEDALRLGCVGIGFTIYPGSAHRFEMYQQIRAYAAEAKRCGLVVVIWSYARGSGLSRTGETAVDVIGYAAQIAAQLGAHIVKVKLPSEHIEQEAARKVYEKAQVPIATLSDRVRHVVQCTFNGRRIIIFSGGATSADKVVLDEIRAIQTGGGFGSIIGRNSFQRPRADALQLLGQIMDIYQGQA; encoded by the coding sequence ATGCAACCACGCATCAAAGAAATTCTCAGTTGGTATGGGAGCGACAACCCCGGCACCCTGACAAATTTAGCCCGTTTGCTCAATCATGGCCGTCTGGGGGGAACGGGTAAAATGGTGATCCTGCCGGTGGATCAGGGGTTTGAGCATGGCCCCGCCCGCAGTTTTGCCACCAATCCCCCCGCCTACGACCCCCATTATCACTTTGAACTGGCGATTGCCTCTGGATGTAATGCCTATGCGGCTCCCCTGGGTTTTTTGGAAGCGGGGGTGCGGGACTTTGCCGGAGAGATTCCCCTGATTCTGAAGGTCAATGACCATGATGTGCTGTTGGATGAACCCGACCCCACCCAGGCGTTGACGGGTAGTGTCGAGGATGCCCTGCGCTTAGGCTGTGTGGGCATTGGGTTTACGATTTATCCCGGCTCTGCCCATCGGTTTGAGATGTACCAACAAATCCGCGCCTACGCCGCCGAAGCCAAACGATGCGGATTAGTGGTGGTGATTTGGTCCTACGCACGGGGGTCGGGGCTGAGTCGCACGGGGGAAACCGCCGTGGATGTGATTGGCTACGCCGCCCAGATTGCCGCCCAGTTGGGGGCACACATCGTCAAGGTAAAATTGCCCAGCGAACACATCGAACAGGAAGCGGCTCGCAAAGTCTATGAAAAAGCCCAAGTTCCCATCGCCACCTTGAGCGACCGGGTACGCCATGTGGTGCAATGTACCTTCAATGGGCGCCGGATCATCATCTTTTCCGGGGGAGCCACCTCTGCGGACAAGGTGGTACTCGATGAAATCCGGGCAATCCAGACCGGGGGCGGGTTCGGTTCGATTATTGGGCGCAATTCGTTCCAACGTCCCCGGGCGGATGCGCTCCAACTTTTGGGACAAATTATGGACATTTACCAAGGTCAAGCATAA
- a CDS encoding sensor histidine kinase, giving the protein MSLSHLSPYPFGPPVWNELGVILFAAIGWVSPTSKWQKWFYTATQLGLIVLLALVGQIPVFQLLFIILVIRNCVLFQGRNRTLTTVLTLVTCAFCLWNRRVYPFHIEPNQFEVFWFGSLVIFGLVILFLQLFVDAVITERRSRDALAAANVRLQEYALKVEELATMQERNRIARDIHDSLGHSLTAFNFHLEAAIRLQKTKPTEAEALLLELKQLGAQTLAEVSQSVATLRTDPLGEKSLPEAITTLVDHFYRLTGVLPALDIHLAQPLPQAYNLAIFRIVQESLTNCCKYASTTAVTVLVQHCNQQIQITIADNGKGFDLQKNTTGFGLQGMRERVQALAGEIKIISAPEQGCRVEVCLPIKQ; this is encoded by the coding sequence GTGTCCCTGTCTCACCTTTCTCCCTACCCCTTCGGACCTCCCGTCTGGAATGAACTGGGAGTGATTTTATTTGCCGCAATCGGATGGGTATCACCCACTTCTAAGTGGCAGAAATGGTTCTATACCGCCACCCAACTTGGCTTGATTGTGTTGCTGGCACTGGTGGGACAGATTCCCGTATTTCAACTGCTATTCATTATTCTGGTGATTCGCAATTGTGTCTTGTTTCAAGGGCGCAATCGCACCCTGACTACTGTCCTGACCCTTGTTACCTGTGCCTTTTGCCTGTGGAATCGAAGAGTCTATCCCTTTCACATTGAACCGAATCAGTTTGAGGTGTTCTGGTTTGGTTCCCTGGTCATTTTTGGATTAGTCATTCTGTTTTTGCAGTTATTCGTTGACGCAGTCATAACAGAACGTAGAAGCCGTGATGCTCTGGCAGCAGCAAATGTGCGTTTACAAGAATATGCCTTGAAAGTAGAAGAGTTGGCAACAATGCAGGAACGCAACCGAATTGCCCGTGACATTCATGACTCCCTGGGTCATTCCCTCACCGCCTTTAACTTTCACTTGGAAGCCGCAATTCGTCTCCAGAAAACTAAACCCACCGAGGCCGAAGCCCTGCTACTGGAATTGAAACAACTGGGCGCACAGACCCTAGCCGAGGTCAGCCAATCCGTTGCTACGCTCCGAACCGATCCTCTGGGGGAAAAGTCTTTGCCGGAGGCGATCACAACCCTGGTCGATCATTTCTACCGCTTAACTGGCGTTTTACCGGCTTTGGATATTCACCTGGCTCAACCCTTACCCCAGGCGTACAACCTGGCCATTTTTCGGATTGTGCAAGAAAGCCTGACCAATTGTTGCAAATACGCCAGTACCACTGCCGTAACTGTACTTGTGCAACACTGCAACCAACAGATTCAAATCACCATCGCAGATAATGGTAAAGGCTTTGATCTGCAAAAAAACACAACTGGTTTCGGTTTGCAAGGAATGCGGGAACGGGTACAAGCCCTGGCAGGGGAGATTAAAATCATCTCAGCACCTGAACAGGGATGTCGAGTTGAGGTTTGTCTGCCAATCAAACAGTAG
- a CDS encoding response regulator transcription factor, with translation MIRLLLVDDQSLVRRGLKALLETDAEFAVVGEGSNGQEAVELVEQLQPDVVLMDVQMPIVDGVAGTREICQRFPKTRVLVLTTFPNQEYVTQALQMGAAGYLLKNTPFEELAQAIHLVLKGYTQIGPGLSSAVFQQPMTSNSADPTTDYNVDWQQLTPREQDIVNWIVQGASNREIAQALYISEKTVKNNVTNILNRLNLRSRTQLVIVALQTSKPKK, from the coding sequence ATGATTCGTTTATTGCTCGTGGATGATCAAAGTCTGGTTCGGCGTGGGTTGAAAGCGTTGCTCGAAACCGATGCCGAGTTTGCGGTGGTGGGAGAGGGGAGCAATGGGCAAGAGGCGGTGGAACTGGTAGAACAGTTGCAACCAGATGTGGTGTTAATGGACGTACAAATGCCCATTGTGGATGGAGTTGCCGGAACTCGTGAAATCTGTCAACGGTTTCCTAAAACTCGGGTTCTGGTGCTAACCACTTTTCCGAACCAGGAATACGTGACCCAGGCACTTCAGATGGGAGCAGCGGGCTATCTGCTAAAAAATACTCCCTTTGAGGAATTAGCCCAAGCCATTCACTTGGTGCTGAAGGGTTATACCCAGATTGGTCCAGGGCTTTCTAGTGCAGTTTTTCAGCAACCGATGACATCAAACTCAGCCGATCCCACGACTGATTACAATGTGGATTGGCAGCAGTTAACTCCACGGGAGCAAGACATTGTGAATTGGATTGTGCAGGGCGCAAGCAATCGGGAAATCGCCCAGGCTCTCTATATTTCTGAGAAAACGGTTAAAAACAATGTTACTAATATTCTGAATCGGCTAAATCTCCGCAGTCGCACCCAACTGGTAATTGTTGCGTTGCAAACAAGTAAGCCTAAAAAATAG
- a CDS encoding LCP family protein has protein sequence MTPTPTRIAPAKIRRRDASWLWLTLFTVLGLGSAAVGASLAVLLNGSPLQQRWLSQEEAKTFFGEPVAKGFFGVPQLNRPVNILFMGIKVLALDPEAGYQKRVNDFEGLTDTMILARFDPTTDTVTAISLPRDTQVLINSDPYSKLNEANSKGGPALAAETVSTLMGGVAIDRYVRVNPMGVEALVDALGGITINVPKDLKYQDDSQHLYINIKAGPQKLTGKQALHFLLFRQDGLGDIGRIQRQQIFMRAFQEQALTPQTITRLPQIFGVVKEYVDTNLTGEELFALANFAQSASREKFQMILLPGQFGGAGRLSSYWIPEPTRIQTVAVQHFGLTVPAGSLREMNLAQIEVVIQNSTGERAAVTALTEQLLKRGYQRLYREVPWHETLNQTVVIAQQGNVQAAQAVRDALGFGEVRVDSTGILNSDVTVRIGRDWRFSLAPSVQ, from the coding sequence ATGACTCCGACTCCGACCCGTATCGCCCCCGCTAAAATTCGACGGCGGGATGCCTCTTGGCTCTGGCTAACCCTGTTTACGGTGTTGGGGCTGGGTTCGGCGGCGGTGGGGGCGAGTTTGGCGGTGTTGCTCAACGGGTCACCGCTCCAGCAACGCTGGTTGAGCCAGGAGGAGGCCAAAACCTTTTTTGGGGAACCGGTCGCCAAGGGATTTTTTGGGGTGCCCCAACTCAACCGGCCGGTGAATATTTTATTTATGGGGATCAAAGTCCTGGCCCTTGACCCGGAGGCGGGCTATCAAAAGCGGGTGAACGATTTTGAGGGTTTGACCGATACGATGATTTTGGCTCGGTTTGACCCCACCACGGATACGGTAACGGCCATTTCCCTGCCCCGGGACACCCAAGTTTTAATTAATAGTGACCCCTACAGCAAGTTGAATGAAGCCAATTCTAAGGGGGGGCCGGCCTTGGCGGCGGAAACGGTCAGCACCCTGATGGGGGGGGTTGCCATTGACCGCTACGTGCGGGTGAATCCGATGGGGGTGGAGGCACTGGTGGATGCCCTGGGGGGGATTACCATTAACGTACCCAAGGATTTGAAATATCAGGATGATAGCCAGCATCTATACATCAATATCAAGGCTGGGCCGCAGAAATTGACGGGCAAACAGGCGTTACATTTTCTGTTGTTTCGCCAGGATGGTTTGGGGGATATTGGCCGGATTCAACGCCAACAGATTTTTATGCGGGCGTTTCAGGAGCAGGCCTTGACCCCGCAGACAATAACCCGTTTGCCCCAAATTTTTGGGGTGGTGAAAGAGTATGTGGATACCAATTTAACTGGGGAGGAATTGTTCGCTTTAGCCAATTTTGCCCAGTCTGCTTCGCGGGAAAAATTCCAGATGATTTTGCTTCCCGGTCAGTTTGGGGGAGCCGGTCGGCTGTCGAGCTATTGGATTCCTGAGCCAACTCGGATTCAGACGGTGGCGGTACAGCATTTTGGGTTGACGGTGCCTGCGGGTTCCCTGCGGGAGATGAATTTGGCGCAGATTGAGGTCGTGATTCAGAACAGTACGGGGGAACGGGCGGCGGTGACGGCACTCACGGAGCAGTTGTTGAAAAGGGGTTACCAACGGCTCTATCGGGAAGTGCCCTGGCATGAAACCCTGAATCAAACGGTGGTTATTGCTCAACAGGGCAATGTACAAGCGGCGCAGGCGGTGCGGGATGCCTTGGGGTTTGGGGAGGTGCGGGTGGATAGTACGGGGATTCTCAACTCGGATGTAACGGTGCGGATTGGCCGGGATTGGCGGTTTAGTTTGGCACCGTCAGTTCAGTAG
- a CDS encoding Coq4 family protein, whose product MLKRFEELSRTVRNLHSVIDLLKSMGQNTDSVFDIEDNFRGSNQMKVCVDRVKVIPEARTLMESRYLGPAIDLEALSQLSHGTLGHTYATVMKALDFDPNFFRQRDIKTDEDWLTLRLRKTHDLVHLVTGFGPTGGELGVLSIQAVQIGYPSSVLLQVASMGMALKQQPARLPELTQQVARGMGMAIQMQPLIAQRWEDGWDKPLRQWREDLNITNPVIEEPYSMKNRLPNLALDW is encoded by the coding sequence ATGCTGAAACGATTTGAAGAGCTGAGCCGTACCGTTCGCAATCTACATTCTGTTATAGATTTGCTCAAGTCAATGGGGCAAAACACCGACAGCGTATTTGACATTGAAGATAACTTTCGGGGCAGCAATCAGATGAAAGTCTGTGTCGATCGGGTCAAGGTAATTCCTGAAGCCCGCACGCTAATGGAAAGTCGTTATCTTGGGCCAGCAATCGATCTTGAAGCCCTATCTCAATTGTCCCACGGCACCCTCGGTCATACCTATGCCACGGTGATGAAAGCACTGGACTTTGACCCAAATTTCTTCCGCCAGCGTGATATTAAAACGGATGAAGATTGGTTGACCCTACGCCTTCGCAAAACCCACGATCTCGTCCACCTGGTGACGGGATTTGGGCCTACGGGCGGAGAGTTGGGTGTGCTTTCTATTCAAGCAGTGCAGATTGGCTATCCAAGTTCTGTACTGCTTCAGGTGGCCAGCATGGGGATGGCGCTGAAGCAACAACCGGCAAGACTTCCAGAGTTAACCCAGCAAGTAGCGAGAGGCATGGGGATGGCAATCCAAATGCAGCCACTCATTGCTCAGCGATGGGAGGACGGTTGGGATAAGCCTCTACGTCAGTGGCGCGAGGACTTGAATATTACGAATCCGGTGATTGAGGAACCCTACAGCATGAAAAATCGCTTGCCCAATCTCGCTCTAGATTGGTAA
- a CDS encoding Spy/CpxP family protein refolding chaperone, producing the protein MALMFSIPIVVAPIVTTVAQAEPAAVTTIAQAKPASVTQLFPALEGIQLTPEQQVRLTALNNQTLTQIQRVLTPEQQSQFYAALSQGKGLQNAISSVNLSIRQRMSLRDQLQNTRSQLNQILTPEQQQQLSKKAQALQNQNR; encoded by the coding sequence ATGGCTCTGATGTTTAGTATTCCGATTGTGGTTGCACCGATCGTTACAACCGTTGCCCAGGCGGAACCTGCTGCGGTTACAACCATTGCCCAGGCGAAACCTGCCTCTGTGACACAGTTATTTCCTGCCCTAGAGGGAATCCAACTTACCCCAGAACAGCAGGTACGACTGACAGCGTTGAATAACCAGACATTGACTCAAATCCAAAGGGTGCTCACCCCTGAGCAACAAAGCCAGTTTTATGCCGCTCTCAGCCAGGGTAAAGGCCTGCAAAATGCCATCTCGTCTGTCAATTTATCGATCCGCCAGCGAATGAGCTTGCGCGATCAGTTGCAAAATACCCGCTCCCAACTCAACCAAATATTGACTCCAGAGCAACAACAACAATTGTCTAAAAAGGCACAGGCTCTACAAAATCAAAACCGCTAA
- a CDS encoding sterol desaturase family protein, with translation MQYVVTHRFYWVFFGLILVEFILVQRSHRYRYSWKESLASLGVAIGHGVTGALFKPILLAPLMWVWNQRLFTLPLNGVWDFLLLFIGIEFFYYWYHRASHEVRWFWATHAVHHSAKHLNLSAAYRLGWTGLLSGYILFFLPLIWLGVHPLALLTGLSLNLIYQFWIHTELVPKLGVLEWFLNTPSHHRVHHAANSEYIDRNYGGVLIIFDRWFGTFTSEKPDCPAFYGLTHPLRSYNPVTIAFYEWRRLFQDLVTARSWRNRCRVILGRPT, from the coding sequence ATGCAATACGTTGTCACTCATCGTTTTTACTGGGTCTTTTTTGGATTAATTCTGGTTGAGTTCATCTTGGTTCAGCGCAGTCACCGCTATCGCTATTCCTGGAAAGAAAGCCTGGCATCTCTGGGAGTTGCGATCGGTCATGGCGTTACAGGAGCTTTGTTCAAGCCAATTTTGCTGGCTCCACTAATGTGGGTATGGAATCAACGGTTATTTACCTTGCCCCTCAACGGTGTTTGGGATTTCCTGTTGCTGTTTATTGGAATTGAATTTTTCTACTACTGGTATCATCGGGCAAGCCATGAGGTGCGCTGGTTTTGGGCAACTCATGCAGTCCATCACTCTGCAAAACATTTGAACCTGTCTGCGGCATACCGTCTGGGCTGGACTGGTTTATTGTCGGGTTACATCCTGTTTTTCCTGCCCCTGATCTGGTTGGGGGTTCACCCGCTCGCCCTCCTCACGGGTTTGTCCCTGAATTTGATTTACCAGTTCTGGATTCACACCGAACTGGTGCCAAAACTGGGGGTTTTGGAGTGGTTCCTGAATACCCCCTCCCACCATCGAGTCCACCACGCTGCCAATTCGGAATATATCGATCGTAATTATGGCGGTGTTTTAATTATTTTTGATCGCTGGTTCGGTACGTTCACCAGTGAAAAGCCAGATTGTCCTGCATTCTACGGATTAACTCATCCACTCCGGTCTTATAACCCCGTGACTATCGCCTTTTATGAATGGAGGAGATTGTTTCAAGACCTGGTAACTGCCAGGTCTTGGCGCAATCGTTGCCGTGTGATCTTAGGGCGACCTACCTAA
- a CDS encoding MBL fold metallo-hydrolase → MTEFAVRFWGVRGSIAVPGADTVRYGGNTPCVEMQAGGQRLIFDGGTGLRVLGKTLVATKNIQAHLFFSHSHWDHIQGFPFFTPAYIAGNCFHIYGPVTYNGYSIKQSLSNQMVDPNFPVPLQIMQADLHFHDLQAGEKITLGEVTVETGSLNHPNYALGFRVTWRGKTVVYASDTEHYPDRLDRSLVHLARDADILIYDANYTEEEYHHPVTPRQGWGHSTWQAGVQVAGAAQVKQLVLFHHDASHDDPFLDQIEAQVQQILPNSVLAREGMVLQLS, encoded by the coding sequence GTGACAGAATTTGCGGTGCGATTTTGGGGAGTGCGGGGCAGTATCGCCGTGCCCGGGGCGGATACGGTGCGCTACGGCGGCAATACCCCCTGTGTGGAAATGCAGGCGGGGGGTCAACGGTTGATTTTTGATGGGGGTACGGGACTGCGGGTACTGGGCAAGACCCTGGTGGCAACAAAAAATATCCAAGCCCACCTGTTTTTCAGCCATTCCCATTGGGACCATATCCAGGGGTTTCCCTTTTTTACCCCGGCTTACATTGCGGGCAATTGTTTCCATATCTACGGGCCGGTCACCTACAACGGTTACTCGATTAAACAAAGTTTAAGCAATCAAATGGTAGATCCAAATTTCCCGGTGCCCTTGCAGATTATGCAGGCGGATTTACACTTCCATGACCTACAGGCGGGCGAAAAAATCACCTTGGGGGAAGTCACGGTGGAAACCGGGAGCTTGAATCATCCCAACTATGCCCTCGGCTTTCGGGTCACCTGGCGGGGCAAAACCGTAGTTTATGCCAGCGATACGGAGCATTATCCCGACCGCCTGGATCGGAGTTTGGTACATCTGGCTCGTGATGCAGATATACTAATTTATGATGCCAATTATACCGAAGAAGAATACCACCATCCCGTCACCCCACGCCAGGGTTGGGGGCATTCTACTTGGCAGGCGGGGGTGCAGGTGGCCGGGGCTGCCCAGGTCAAGCAATTGGTCTTGTTTCACCATGATGCCAGCCATGATGACCCATTTTTAGACCAAATCGAAGCGCAAGTGCAACAAATTCTGCCCAACAGTGTCCTGGCACGGGAAGGAATGGTACTGCAATTGAGCTAA